Within the Mugil cephalus isolate CIBA_MC_2020 chromosome 1, CIBA_Mcephalus_1.1, whole genome shotgun sequence genome, the region GGTACTCAGTCATTACTTAGTATTTGACAAACCTCATAAGCTACATCATAGGGATGTCATCCAATTCTGTGCTACCTCTGTTTTTACttactcttttgttttctcaccaCTGTCGCCTTCgtgtttgctctggaggtttcacaCTGGGTTTTTTAAAGCGTCTTCAGACCATCTGTATTGTTTTTGACCCTAATAAATACTCATTCGCTcccactttctctttttctcaatCTCAGATACCATCTCTCGCCAAGGCCCCGAAAAGAAAACTCTACGTAAGTTTCACCACTTGACCCTCTACATCGTTTCGTCTCTGTCTTCGCCGTACGTCTCACTCCTGTTATTCTTTCGCAGTCAGCTCTTCAAACCACGCCCATACTCCGGACAATGAGCTGAAGAGAAACATCCAGAGGATTCTCCATCAGGGAAAAGCCTCGTCGCCTGATCCCGTCGCGCCGTTGAACGGGACAACGCAGGCCAAGCTCCCAGCCTCCCCCTGTTTCACCGTGTCCTCAGCCCCcgaaggaaacaacaacagcacggAGCGCTTCgtccctctcttctcctttctgGAAGGACAGGACTACAGAGTGGAGTACGACGGCCTGTACGGGCTCAGTCCCAAGCAGCTCGCCTCCTTCACCTTTGCGGGTCACTCCGATGAGGACCAGCTGATCGACTTCCTGTCCGTCGCCAGGGAAACGGCCCGGAAGAAGCGCTTCTTTTGGCCACAGACTCGTTTGTGCTTCCTGTTGGGTAAGCTCTGCGCCGGGAGGAAAAAGTTCAGCCAGGCCCGGGTGTACTTTGAGGAGTCCCTTAACGTTCCCCGTGAAGGCTTCACGGATTTCAGGCTGCTGGCGAGCATCTACTCCAACCTGGCTGCTGTGCATcttttgcagaaaaacatgGATAGCTTCTTTGCCCTGACGGAACGACTTGCTGCCCTGCTTCTGGGGATCCCCGATTGCCTGAAGGGCCTAAAGGACGACTCTGTGCTTAAATACATCCTGAAGAAAGCTGTTCTCTCTCACAACAGAACGGCCGAGGCCTGGGCTTGCCATCTGTTGGCGAAGCATCACTGGATACGTGCTGAGGGAGTTCAAGTCGTCCCTTATCTGGAAAGACTACTCGATCTTTGCGGTGAAGCTCAAGGAACGTGGAGCGTCTTCCTCAGTCATGGGTATCTGACCCTGGGAAGGCTCTACAGCAAACTCAAACTCCCCCACCTCAGTGTCAGTTCAGCTAGAAGAGCTTCCCTCGAGCCCTCGGCCACGCTGTCGGAGTGCCTCGGCAGCGTCGCTTTAGTTCTGGACGACATCGTCAGACATCCTGGGATCACCGAGCAAGAAGTATTCATTCCTCCCCAAGTGGCTCCGTTTTTACACCAAGCTCTCGCTCTCACCGACGAGAAGATCCGAGCAGGAGGAAGCGACCGTTTCCACGTTCTGAGCCACCAGCTCACCATGTGCCTCTGCCAGCTCTTTTACAAGCACGGGATGGCTGCACGGGCCATCCACCACATGCACGCTCTCATCTGTAGCATTTCGTCTTCCCCGCGAGCCCCCTTCTCTGTCCCGGAACGAAACGGGACCCTCATCTGGTTGGCGTGGCTGCACATTGACAACAATCAGCCCACCGTGGCTTTGGATGTACTGGACTCGGTCCTGGACTCCATGCCGGAGCACTGCACGACCCCTCAGGAAGGTTAGCACCAGCAATAGTCACAGATTCCTGCTTCCTTTTCTGCTGCATCAGATTAACCTGCGATGGGACTTATTATCTgctcagccacaatattatgaccatccctagtgaataacactgaatgTGTTGTTATTAAAGCACCTGTTTTAGTGGGTGGGGAAAAGTCACAAAGTTGGTATTCCAAGGTCTTCAAACCAGGCGAGCTCATTCAGATAGagaatctcatctcatcttcaactaccacttatcctcccTAGGGTTGCggtggttgctggagcctatcccagctgtcattggggcgagaggcggggtacaccctggacaggtcgcctgTTATCATTATCATAGTACATACAAGTGACGAACCCCAATGCTTTCAAGTTCCTTCTCTTTGAGAATTCAAATCCCAGTTAAATGGGATCAGATCAAGCAATTTTATGACAATCTGCAAGGAATTCCATGCCCTGTTTCCCATTTCCGTGAACACTCGAGGGACAGTCAGTTTAAAGGAAGTCAGATGATCGTAGGGTATGGTGTCCTTGGTTCCTTATCAAGTAGTTTCCTAGGTAGGATGGGACCACACCAAGGAGagcattataaataaaagtcatccaatgtgtgtgtctcctgtTGGACAAGGATGACCATTCTGCTTGTAGACACAACATACAATGACAGGTCAGAAGTTTTGGTGACTGGGACGAACAATCTTCCCCCAAAACTGTAGCCCTGTGGTCCATAGGGTCGTGGGCAGCCAAGGCTCACATGTGGGCATGTGGGGGCCTAAAGGTTGACCCATGTGGTCCCAAACAATAGACACTTAAGCTCAGGAGTCTGaactcacagtttgttttgtatgggACTGTGTAGCTGCAGATAACCCCTACAATGCATCAGATCTGGACCACGGAgtaatgaaagaagaagaaggtgactTGGTCAGATTTATAACATGCAAGgactctcttctctttttccttttgcaaTGGGTGCAGCGATGTTCGGGTGGTGGTTAttgaagtaacatccacataaatgccatgAGCCAAGGTTTCCCGAAGGGTTTGTCAAGGTTTCTTTTGCAGTCAGCTCTTCAAACCAAGCCCACTCTTTCCCAGAAGGACATTACATCGTAATGAGACAAATTTATtcactggttttaattttgtggctgatcatttTATGTTGTAATTCATTGCAACCACGAGAGCAACCACCTTGTCAGTTTGTGTATCTAGAATTATCTTACGATTCCACCCAGACATTTGATTGATCaggctggttttttttttttttttttttttttatataacttcTAACGTAAATCTGTTAAATGTAACATAAAGGTGTGGTACTGAACATGCTCGGCGTGGCCCTGCGATGCACGGGGGACCTCCGAAGGGCGGCGGAGAGCTACCAGGCTGCAGGCGACATCTGCGAAGAATACGACGACATGCCCAACTGGGCTGTGGCTCAGGCCAATCTCGGTAAGATAGCGCACACGTCAGACTTAATGATTCCTCAGCTCCAGTCCCGCGTTTGTACATTTGCGGCTCTTCTGTTTCCTGAAGGGCTGCTGTGCCTGAAGGCCGGAGCGCAAGGGCTGGCACAAAGACACCTGACGAAAGCCGTGCAGCTCTTCTCTGAACTCGACGAAGGAGGTCACGAGGTGAACTTCATCAcagtgctgctggagctgggGCAGAACTACGTGAAGCATCGGCAGCTGGACCGCGGAAAGGGATGCTACGAGTGGGCTTTGCTGCTGGCCGTCAGCGCCAACCTGTTAGAGTGTAAGTGTGTAAGTCACACAGTCGCATACATTTTTTACTGTAGACTACCGGTTAAACGCTTGGACGCATCgtctcattgaactgaaagaGAAGGTGCGTCCGAACTGGATCCTGTGTGAGACTCTCTTTTGTATATCTTCTAGCCCAGCTCATTGTAACCAGACGTCTGTGTGATCTGTATCGGCGTGAGAGTCCAGATCAGACCCAGTGCATCATCTACAGCCAGCATCAGGTCCAGCTGTTGAAGACCACTGGAGACAGAGTGCAGGAGGGAGATACACTGGAGGCCATCAGCCAGCTCTACCTCAGTCTGGACACAGAaaggtgtgtgcatgtggtgcTGGAAGAGGTCTATTACAAcacttatattttatcttaGTAAATGCGCAGTTGGCATAACATTACAGCCCATTATGATGCAGTGGTGGGCTGTGCATTTTCCACCTAGGCCTTCAAATATGTCTTAATACGATCATTATGACGGCACTTCTACAGAAACCATCGACGTCATAGGGATACGCAAAAAAACAGGGCGTTGTGTTGTACATGGGTGTCTCATATAGTAAGATGAATGCCATTAACCCAATAAAATGGTTTTCGAGATTGAGCCTGTCAGCCAAGGGTAGCGCTCGTAGTTGCTGACCTGAAAGTGGCTagtgttagctagctagcactaactagctaactagctcTGGAGTTGAGTGGCCTTTCCTCACAATATCCGGTTTTTCCAGGAAagtctgctgtgaaaatgtctttctaagaaGATCTGCAACCAAATTGAGAGCCACTCCTTCTGCCGTCGTGGGTTCAACAAATCAGTGATGCGCAGagcgatactgaaatatcgatactttgattttcttcttctttatgctctaaaatcgattctcaaattaaaatatcaatacatttgatacttcagtcattggaggtaatgtaggaacataGTGGAAAGTAACTtaaccttgtgaaacacttcAGATTAAAGCACAAagcgtttatgatgaggaggacagaagaggagaggacagggtcagaattaaaataattttatagtagttctgaATAGATAAacgatattttattttaatggtcttattattttacttattctattttcattgtttgaaacagcatgatttgtgtatgattgtgtctctgtttgttttttctgttgttgtattagctcggttatatagtaaatgaggccactaatAAATTACTCTTATGTCTTGTAGAGTATCGGTACTGGATTGATATCGTCagtaccagcctgaattttactcagtatcagatcagaaaggaaatctgtgATATCgaacaaagcaaaaaagaaatagcTAACGTTAACGGGGATGATTCGCTTGAGCAGCTCCTAACAGATGAACCTGTACCTCACCATAGGCCACAGAGAAGGCCCAAGAGTACAAatttgaaatgtgattggttaaagGAACAATGTCATTAAAATGTACGCTGTTTGACTCCGGCTAAATAATCTTTTTAGTCAGGTTAttaagtgcattttatttattttatcatttttaccctttaagtctgacttttaactaattttaacttatttttacctttttagtctgacttttaacaaATTTTTGATTCATTTGAACTTATTTCCAcctttttagtctgacttttaactaattttaacagtttttatcCTTTAGGTAATTACAAAATTATAATTGtaatttatacagttatttttatctctctagtgtttcctcaACTTCtcccaggcagatttctttaaCTCTCTGACATATGACTGAATAAAAGCTCTAATGCAAAGTAACACTACTGCCATCAAATGACTTATTAGGGAACCCAATACAACAGCAACTGTTGTCCGTACAACACTGGGATCATTTGTGATTTTTGCAGGTGCACTCCCTGCCTCCAAACTGAAGTTGTCTTTTTTATGTATATGTTTTTCAGGGCGTACCGGGAGGCTCTCGACTTCACTAAGAGCAGTTTGGGTATTTTCATCGACCTGGGCTGCAAGGAGAAGGAAGCTTTCGGCTGGTTGCAAGCAGGGAAGATCTACCACCTGCTGGGACAGACGGAACTGGTGGACATTTACGTACAGGTCTGTTGAACTACCAAACTGTTTGTTCTGATCTGCAAGCTTACATTGAAAACATACAATGAACATAAAATTAGTGTAGTGTGATAAATAGTATGGTAACTAGTATTTTTGTGGCATTTCCAGGCAGCTCAGGACGTCGCTTTGGGCACGGGCGACACCGACTTCATCCTGAAGCTTTTTGAAGCTGCGGGAGACATTTTTCTGAACAGCTCTCAGAGTCGGGACAAGGCTATCACCTTTTACAGGGTACGGGGTATGGCCTCAGTAAGGGGGCACCCTTGATGGAATCAAGGGTGCAAG harbors:
- the LOC125022959 gene encoding SH3 domain and tetratricopeptide repeat-containing protein 1 produces the protein MSATSDTDSGSPRSQRRTSPDSQQHLSDKSSLRETMVNGLSRDSGNQQGTCEENFPKAVCLRLDVVQGPDHLPADEESQEMLRGKLRILQADSDQINTLLTELCAHLVSVNSEDKTILVTFHTFEEVWNFTTYYKMGFLDQCVSDLLLDQMLWLRSSEEDTSIKVSIQEKTLNLFYRGILMQEGSLFASCSANQVFDSSTFGGDLYLEQGDIAQFEPPFLGSGWTVLSLPDGTRGTAPKPALEPVAPFHQWFLKSCPENILAGDGKPACDFPLEFARGTCLATEDYDAEGPDELSLARGDRVIITGLLVSCFDWFTGRKEATGEVGLVKTSLVKPSTDIFLSADIFGDEEEWMFSYQPEDKVVEESIAMLKKKTPNDIGHNYKLDTISRQGPEKKTLLSSSNHAHTPDNELKRNIQRILHQGKASSPDPVAPLNGTTQAKLPASPCFTVSSAPEGNNNSTERFVPLFSFLEGQDYRVEYDGLYGLSPKQLASFTFAGHSDEDQLIDFLSVARETARKKRFFWPQTRLCFLLGKLCAGRKKFSQARVYFEESLNVPREGFTDFRLLASIYSNLAAVHLLQKNMDSFFALTERLAALLLGIPDCLKGLKDDSVLKYILKKAVLSHNRTAEAWACHLLAKHHWIRAEGVQVVPYLERLLDLCGEAQGTWSVFLSHGYLTLGRLYSKLKLPHLSVSSARRASLEPSATLSECLGSVALVLDDIVRHPGITEQEVFIPPQVAPFLHQALALTDEKIRAGGSDRFHVLSHQLTMCLCQLFYKHGMAARAIHHMHALICSISSSPRAPFSVPERNGTLIWLAWLHIDNNQPTVALDVLDSVLDSMPEHCTTPQEGVVLNMLGVALRCTGDLRRAAESYQAAGDICEEYDDMPNWAVAQANLGLLCLKAGAQGLAQRHLTKAVQLFSELDEGGHEVNFITVLLELGQNYVKHRQLDRGKGCYEWALLLAVSANLLESQLIVTRRLCDLYRRESPDQTQCIIYSQHQVQLLKTTGDRVQEGDTLEAISQLYLSLDTERAYREALDFTKSSLGIFIDLGCKEKEAFGWLQAGKIYHLLGQTELVDIYVQAAQDVALGTGDTDFILKLFEAAGDIFLNSSQSRDKAITFYRDHALPMAVQAGSVLTKLRLCNKLTEVMLSLKMYGDALEFAHMALDISMRQGERLNERVAHHRLASLYHSLDQFELTEHHYLKTLTLCPTPLQFDEETLYYVRVYQTLGDIIFYDLKDPFDAAGYYHLALAAAMDLGNKRSQLQLCTRLATIYHNFLVDRELSLFFYQQARSFAKELNVKRVNISPDQLHSAPSHYKTTGQ